The genomic interval ATCTCCGGGACCTCCGCAGGCGCTATGAATGCCGCAGTTCTGGCCGACGGGTGGGCGGCGGACGGAGCTCAAGGTGCCCGCGAGGCGCTCGACCGATACTGGCGACGCGTAGCGCGCGCCGCGGCGTTTAGTCCCCTGCAGCGTTCGCCGCTCGACAGGTTGTTGGGCCGTTGGACGCTCGACACATCGCCCGCCTACGTCTTTGCGGACCTAATGTCACGCCTGCTCTCGCCCTATGATCTCAATCCGCTCGGCTATAATCCGCTGAGCAAGGTTCTGGCGGAGAGCGTCGATTTCGAACGCCTTGTCCGTTCGCCGATCAAATTGTTCATAACCGCAACGCGGGTACGAACTGGCCGTGGACGCATTTTTCGCAACGCGGAGATCACAGCCGACGTTCTGCTCGCCTCGGCTTGCCTCCCCACCATGTTCCCGGCGATCGAGATCGATGGTGAGCCCTATTGGGACGGTGGCTTCGCCGGCAACCCGACCATTACGCCGCTCGTTCGCGAAAGCGACGCACACGATACCATCCTGGTGCAGATCAATCCGACGGAGCGGCTTGACGCGCCGCGCTCGGCACCAGACATTCTCAATCGGCTCAACGAAATTTCCTTCAACTCGCCGCTCATGAAGGAATTACGCATGATCGCGCTGTTGCGCCAGGCGGTCGATCCAGGACATGGCGAGGGGGCGCGTTGGGCCCAGATGCGCACCCACCGGATCGAGAGCGACATGCTGGCTCAGCTCGGTGCGTCGTCCAAGCTCAATGCGGAATGGAAGTTCGTGTCGATGCTGCGAGAGGAAGGACGGCGCGCGGCGAGCGAATTCCTCGAGAATCACGGAGCAGGTCTGGGCGAGCGCTCCACCGCTGACCTCGATGTCTTGCTGGGCGAGTGCTGAATGATGGGATTCCTTGGCATTCTCGTAGGACTCGGCCTGCTTGTTCTGTTCGCTTTCCGCGGCTGGAGTGTTCTGTTGCTGGCGCCGACTGCCGCGCTGGTTGCGGCGCTGTTCAGTGGAGAGCCGCTGTTGGCCAACTGGACGCAGGTCTTTATGACCAGCGCCGCCGGATTCTTGGCGCAGTTTTTTCCAATTTTCCTGCTCGGCGCTGTCTTCGGCAAGTTAATGGACGATAGTGGCGCGGTCTCGTCCGTGGCCGCCTTTATCGCCCGATGCCTGGGCAAGCACCGCGTAATGGCGGCGGTCGTGCTGGCGGGCGCGCTGGTCACCTATGGCGGCGTGAGCTTGTTCGTGGCGTTTTTTGTCATCGTCCCCATGGCGCAATCGCTGTTCCGTGCGGCGTCGATTCCCCGCCGCTTGATACCTGCTGCGATCGTTCTGGGTACATCGACCTTCACCATGTCGGCCATGCCTGGGACTCCATCCATACAGAATGCGATCCCAATGCCGTTTTTCGGCACAACGCCGTTCGCAGCGCCCGGGCTCGGTATCATTGCATCCATCATCATGCTGGGCATAGGATTGTGGTGGCTTCAAAGGGCAGAGGCAGCGGCAAGGCGGGCCGGCGAGGGATTTGGTGAGGCGCCGCACGACGCGGCTGAACACGCCGTGGTCGATGAACTATTGCGCGAACGCGCCACAACGGCTCGCGAATTCGATCCCGCCGAGATTCGGCATGGACAGCTTAGCAAGGGCCCGGCGCCAGCCCTCAATGCCATCCTGCCGCTGATCGTCGTCGTGGCCGTCAATCTCGTGATGTCGCTCGTCGTGCTGCCGCGGCTTGATCTCGCGTTCCTGGGGGAGGAACGCTGGGGCGGCACATCGATTTCGAAGGTGGCCGGTGTGTGGTCGGTAACGGTCGCGCTCGCTGCGGCGATCGCGACAGCCATCCTGTGCAATCATAGGCGGCTGCCGGCGTTACGGCAGACCATGGACGCCGGCGCCAACGCATCGGTCCTGCCGGTGCTAAGTGTCGCAAGCCTCGTCGGCTTTGGTGCGGTGATCGCCTCTCTGCCCTCCTTCGCGACGGTGCGAGACTGGGTGCTTTCGATTGGAGGCGGTCCGCTGGTGTCGCTCGCTGTTGCCACCAATATACTAGCCGCTTTGACCGGTTCAGCCTCCGGCGGCTTGACCATCGCGCTCGATGCGCTCGCTCAGACCTATATGGAAATCGCTTCGCGGACAGGCGTGGACCCTGCTCTCATGCATCGCGTTGCGGTGATTGGCTCGGGCTCGCTCGACCTCCTGCCGCATAATGGGGCGGTGGTGAGCCTGCTCTCGATCTGCGGATTGTCGCACCGCGAGAGTTATATGGGAATCGTCATGGTCGGCGTCGTCAGTTCGCTCTTGGCGCTGGCTGCCGTGATCGTTCTCAGCGGCGTCTTGGGATCGTTTTGAATGGGCTCGCGTCGATGACCTGGCCGCCCGCCAGATGAGTGCTGCTTCAAGACCCACAATTCGAGGATCCAGCCGCGCGGAACGGCTGCACGTCTGTCGGCCGATTTGAGGGCCTCGGCGTTCGCCTGCGGCGCATGGCCGAGAAGGCGCCTTGGACGTAGGCCTCCTGTACCACCGCGGCGAGCGTCCTGTCACGATCGAATTCCTGCCAAGTCGGGTCCAAATGTTTGAGCAAGTCCGCCCAAGCGCTTAGGCGGGCTTGCTGTTGGTCCCGCAGGAGAATCATGAATGACCGCGCCGGGGCGGTAGAGGGAATGATCCGCGGGAACGAACTTCATAGTGCCGGATGCCGGCCAAAGTAGATCCCTCCAAGCCTCACGCACCGCCGGCACTCCCAAAAGTCTCTGAACGGCGCTGGCGGAGTTCGAACGGCCGGAGCAAAGGGCCTACTCGATTAACTATCTCCGACCGAGAACTCAGACAGAATTGCGCGAGTTTGAGGCTGGTCGCGAAATTTGCAAATGCAAGTTTTGAGGCTCCCGTGGCTGGTGTGCCTCGGCCTCATTTGGGCGAACGTGCAGCACCTCATTCTAAGGAGACGGATTGGTAGTCGCCACGTTGAAGCGGTGCCAAGCTGAGCTACTTGGCGCTATTACCCCCCTCTGGAGGCTTGAAGGAGCAACTCCGCCCGATAGCGGGCGTCCGGTCTCTCGCTAAACTGCATAGGGCGATAAACACGATCAGTATGCGCGCGATTGCTAGGCCGCCTTTTTCAGCACGTCGCTTGCAATAATGGATATCAGCAATGGATATCAGCCCGTCTCGGAGAGAGCTTCGAAGCTTTGAAGCGAGCATTCTCGCGCAAAGAAGCTACGCCTTCGGGAAGTGCATTGCACTCGGCAACGGTATCCAATCGGCCCTTTTGGCCGCTTAATCGGCAGTCGGCAGACAGCATCGCTACCGGCCAGTAGCTACCGGCCCGGCATGCACTTTCGTCCTTCGACACGACCTCTCAGGGAAGGTCCAGTCAACTACCAACGTTAGCACTTGATGGAGACGATAGACGCATGGCACTCGTGCGCGACAAAGCTGTTAGGGAATTCGAAACTGGGTAAGAAGAATGAGAAAAGTCCTGCTGGGCATGGTCATCATTGCTCTGACCGCTCCTGCCACTGCCGCTGATCTAGCCCCACGGCCCTACACCAAAGCGCCCTCTGCCGTCATTCCGATCTACGATTGGGCTGGCTTCTACGTCGGCCTCAATGGCGGCGGCGGCTCGGCCCATCAGTGCTGGGACGTGGTCAATGCCGGCGGTGTCGTCATCGCTCCGCCCCTCGCAATGGGGTGCCAGAATGCGACCGGAGGGACCGTCGGCGGTCAGATCGGCTACCGCTGGCAGATAGCGAACTCGGTGTTCGGCCTGGAGGCGCAGGGCAACTGGGCCAATTTCAAGGGCTCCAACGCGAATCTCGCTTTCGCAGGCGTCCAAGACGAAACCAAACTCGATGCATTCGGCCTGATGACGGGCCAAGTTGGCTACGCTTGGAATAATGTGCTTGTCTATGTAAAAGGCGGCGCTGCGGTTGTCCGGGACAAATACCGTGTCTACGATTTTGCGACCGGGCTCACCCTCAACAACGGTAGCGAAACCCGCTGGGGCGGAGCGGTCGGTGCGGGCCTTGAATTTGGCTTCGCTTCGAACTGGTCTGTCGGCGTGGAGTACGATCACTTGTTCCTGGGCCATCGGGACGTGGACTTCTTTTCAACCGGAATAGTGGGTGTTCCGGTGGGTGCTTTTGCAGGAACGGCCCGTATTGGTCAGGACGTCGACATCGGTATGGTCCGCGTGAACTATCGCTGGGGTGCCCCTGTTGCCGCGACATATTGATCTGCAAGAACAGATGCTGGAGCTTCGTGTATCGCTCTCCATCTCGCTTGACTTGGTGAATGGCGGGAAGATTGCTAATGGCCCGCGCTCGGGCGCAACCTCGAGCTCGCCGCTGCAGTTGCAATTGCCTTGATCTGCTGGATCTGTCTGGCGGGGAGGACCTCATTATGGCGCGCCGGAGCGAGGATCCATCTCTCGCAAGCGACCTTGGGCCCACACGCGAAGAGAGCGCCCTCGACAGCAAGCTGTCGATCTGTCGAGGCTGCTGATCGCACTGCCAGAGGCACCATCATCGAGATGCGGCTTCTCCGCAGGTCGCGCATCACGGGGCAACCAGTCGCTTGCGAATGGCATAGCGAACCAGCTCAGCCGTCGACGACATCCCGAGCTTGCGTATCGCCGATGCGCGATGCGTCTCGACCGTCTTCACGCTCAGCTTCAGGATGGTGCTGATGGACCTGTTGGTATGTCCTTCGGCAATGAGCTGAACCACGCTCTGCTCGCGCGACGTGAGCAGCATGGCCGACTTGTTCTGCTTGTTGAGCTGATAGTCGTGGAGTAGCTTCTCCAGCAGCAGGCCGGTGAAGTAAGGCCTACCGTCGAGCAGCGCCTCGATGGCGGAAATCAGGTGGTTCCTGGCATCCGACTTGAACAGGAACCCGCGGACTCCCACCAGGATGGCTTCGGTCAGCAGCTCCTCATTCTCGTGCATCGTCAGGATCAGCACTTCCGTGCGCACATGCAGCGCCTTCAGACGACGGCTGACCTCCAGTCCGTTCATGAGCGGCATCGAATAGTCGACGATCACGGTATCGGGCCGCGTCTCCAACGCCAATGCGACCGCCTGCTCGCCATTGGTGGCCTCTCCGCTGACGATCCAGTTGGAGCGGGTTTCGACAATCGCCCGCAACCCGGAGCGCACGACTTCATGATCATCCGCAATCACGATGCTCTTCACGACGTCGTTCCCGTATGCCGGCCCGCGAGCCCATCGGGCGATCGATGGAGGCGACCGGCAGAAAGATCCAGCGATCATACCGGCCACTGTAAGGCGGGTTATCCCACAAAACCCTGAAATCCCTCGGCGATTGTACTCAAGGGCCTCATACCTCGGGCCTCATACCTCGATCAGCCCCGCCCGCACCGCGTAGCGGACCAGTCCGGCTGTCGAGTTCACGTCGAGTTTGCGCATCGCGGCCGACCGGTGCGCTTCCGTCGTCTTGACGCTGAGGTCCAGCATGGAGCTGATGCCCTTGTTGCTATAGCCCTCCGCAACCAGCTTGACGACGAGCTGTTCCCGCGGGGTGAGCGCCTGCCTGTTGTCCGTGCCGGGGATCAGCCCGCGATCCAGTTCGTTCTGACAGCTTCTGGTACAGAACGGCTTGTGCGCCAGAAGCGCCTCGACCGCCGCCAGCAGCAGCTTGTTGGCGTCGGACTTCAGCAGGAAGGCGCGCGCACCTGCCTGGAACGCCTCCTGCGCGAGCAGGCAGGAATTGTGAACCGTGAAGATCAGCACTTCGGTCTGGAGCGGGTATTCCCTGATCCGCCTTGCGACTTCCACCCCGGTCATGCGTGGCATGGAAAAATCGACGATGGCGACGTGAGGTTGGTTGGCGATTGCAGCGGCAACGGCCTTGCTGCCGTCATTCGCTTCGGCGACCACCTCCCAATCCGCCCGTTGTTCAAGCACGGCCCGCAGGCCCGATCGCACTGCCTCGTGATCGTCCGCGATCAGAAACCGTTTCATGGCAGAGCACTCCAAAGTTCCTTGACACGGCGGCAGCCCAAAACGCCAAGCGCGAAAAGGCGACGGCGGCCTGCCCCGGTGATCAGTTTTCTTCTCTCACGATGTGCCTGCGTGGGCCCTCACGAGGGTTGTGGCCTTCCTGTTACGTTCGCTCTCGACGAAATCACGCGGGAACACCGCCAGCAATGTGGTGCCGGAGTGGCGCGCGGTCGAGTCGGACTGGATATGAAGCGTGCCTCCGATCTGCTGCAATCTGGCCCGCTTGGAATCCCAACGCCCATCACGGCCTTCGTCCGGATCTCGCACGGTCAGGCGGAAAGCCCTGCCCGTTGTCGCTGACCGTCAGTTGAAAATGGCAGCCGTTCGAGGCGACGGCGATTCTCTCCTCCGTCGCCTTCGCATGACGAAAGACGTTCGTGAGAGCCTCCTGGATGACCCGGAGCACCGAGTGCTCCTTGTCACGCGACAAGCGATCGATATCCGACGAAAACCTGGTCGTGACGTGCAGGGATGTCCGCGCGCCAAATCCCCGCGAATAGCGTTCGATCGTCGCCTTCAGACCATCGACGGTCAGATTCTGCGGGTGCAGCAGATAAGCAAACGCTCGGATCTCGCGCAGCGCTTCGTGGATCGAGGCATCGATCTTGTCACATAGCCACGCCGTACTGGCCTGGTCGTTCAGGCAGGTGCGCAGGCGCATCGAAGGAGATTCAGTTGGCTGACGAGGTCTGCAAATCCAAATCGCATCATCCGGTCGAGCATACTCTTCAAGGGACACTACAACATGGCCTTGCGTCAGCCTCAAGCCAGAATTGCCTACCAATCTTGTGAGTCTCGGCGGTTCGCTTGTGTGGTCCTGCAATAATCCGCGACCTCGATGAGAGTTTCTTGGTAGCCTCGTTGTTGTATTCGTTCGTGTACGATTTAGTCCGAAATGTACGCCACCTGACGAGAGAGTGCGGACACCTGCAATCGCAAACTCGGTGAGGCACGACTTTTGCCCGGTTTTCTGGCACGGCGATTGCTGCGGACACACTACGAAAAAGATAGCGGACAGAAGCCCATGGACGTCAGGCGCGAGCCTTGTCCGAGGTGTGGAAAGC from Bradyrhizobium arachidis carries:
- a CDS encoding sensor histidine kinase, encoding MSLEEYARPDDAIWICRPRQPTESPSMRLRTCLNDQASTAWLCDKIDASIHEALREIRAFAYLLHPQNLTVDGLKATIERYSRGFGARTSLHVTTRFSSDIDRLSRDKEHSVLRVIQEALTNVFRHAKATEERIAVASNGCHFQLTVSDNGQGFPPDRARSGRRP
- a CDS encoding GntP family permease: MGFLGILVGLGLLVLFAFRGWSVLLLAPTAALVAALFSGEPLLANWTQVFMTSAAGFLAQFFPIFLLGAVFGKLMDDSGAVSSVAAFIARCLGKHRVMAAVVLAGALVTYGGVSLFVAFFVIVPMAQSLFRAASIPRRLIPAAIVLGTSTFTMSAMPGTPSIQNAIPMPFFGTTPFAAPGLGIIASIIMLGIGLWWLQRAEAAARRAGEGFGEAPHDAAEHAVVDELLRERATTAREFDPAEIRHGQLSKGPAPALNAILPLIVVVAVNLVMSLVVLPRLDLAFLGEERWGGTSISKVAGVWSVTVALAAAIATAILCNHRRLPALRQTMDAGANASVLPVLSVASLVGFGAVIASLPSFATVRDWVLSIGGGPLVSLAVATNILAALTGSASGGLTIALDALAQTYMEIASRTGVDPALMHRVAVIGSGSLDLLPHNGAVVSLLSICGLSHRESYMGIVMVGVVSSLLALAAVIVLSGVLGSF
- a CDS encoding patatin-like phospholipase family protein; protein product: MDRDAVLIDLALQGGGSHGAFAWGVLDRLLEERWLEIAAISGTSAGAMNAAVLADGWAADGAQGAREALDRYWRRVARAAAFSPLQRSPLDRLLGRWTLDTSPAYVFADLMSRLLSPYDLNPLGYNPLSKVLAESVDFERLVRSPIKLFITATRVRTGRGRIFRNAEITADVLLASACLPTMFPAIEIDGEPYWDGGFAGNPTITPLVRESDAHDTILVQINPTERLDAPRSAPDILNRLNEISFNSPLMKELRMIALLRQAVDPGHGEGARWAQMRTHRIESDMLAQLGASSKLNAEWKFVSMLREEGRRAASEFLENHGAGLGERSTADLDVLLGEC
- a CDS encoding outer membrane protein, with the protein product MRKVLLGMVIIALTAPATAADLAPRPYTKAPSAVIPIYDWAGFYVGLNGGGGSAHQCWDVVNAGGVVIAPPLAMGCQNATGGTVGGQIGYRWQIANSVFGLEAQGNWANFKGSNANLAFAGVQDETKLDAFGLMTGQVGYAWNNVLVYVKGGAAVVRDKYRVYDFATGLTLNNGSETRWGGAVGAGLEFGFASNWSVGVEYDHLFLGHRDVDFFSTGIVGVPVGAFAGTARIGQDVDIGMVRVNYRWGAPVAATY
- a CDS encoding response regulator transcription factor, producing the protein MKSIVIADDHEVVRSGLRAIVETRSNWIVSGEATNGEQAVALALETRPDTVIVDYSMPLMNGLEVSRRLKALHVRTEVLILTMHENEELLTEAILVGVRGFLFKSDARNHLISAIEALLDGRPYFTGLLLEKLLHDYQLNKQNKSAMLLTSREQSVVQLIAEGHTNRSISTILKLSVKTVETHRASAIRKLGMSSTAELVRYAIRKRLVAP
- a CDS encoding response regulator transcription factor, with amino-acid sequence MKRFLIADDHEAVRSGLRAVLEQRADWEVVAEANDGSKAVAAAIANQPHVAIVDFSMPRMTGVEVARRIREYPLQTEVLIFTVHNSCLLAQEAFQAGARAFLLKSDANKLLLAAVEALLAHKPFCTRSCQNELDRGLIPGTDNRQALTPREQLVVKLVAEGYSNKGISSMLDLSVKTTEAHRSAAMRKLDVNSTAGLVRYAVRAGLIEV